One part of the Corallococcus caeni genome encodes these proteins:
- the bet gene encoding phage recombination protein Bet, with protein MDANVKADGTTSPQGAAWNRERVDLVKRTICPRGISEDEFALFIEQCKRSGLDPLLKEAFCVARRQNIGNRERPNWVTKYEFQPSEAGMLARAERFPDFKGIQASAVFAEDEIVVDQGKGEVVHRFNPAKRKGALVGAWSRVVREGKLPVVVWLDFSGYVQQTPLWAKIPTTMIEKCARVAALRKAYPEAFGGLYVREEMPAEEYDAHAPHDEPAPASGSYEVLGSKPGPVKASFPTLAPAPAPAEAPKALETARTPEKEEPRLDVDVPLAPVTTVAAVPVAQTPERPKASAVVVAFGPYKGKTTSELSDDELSETIDLAHEKLMEQPRARWAKAMRENLTALEAETELRCRVPSSKDGAGTNPEA; from the coding sequence GAATCAGCGAGGACGAGTTCGCCCTCTTCATCGAGCAGTGCAAGCGCAGCGGGTTGGATCCGCTCCTCAAGGAAGCGTTCTGCGTGGCGCGCCGCCAGAACATCGGCAACCGCGAGCGGCCCAACTGGGTGACGAAGTACGAGTTCCAGCCCTCCGAGGCCGGAATGCTCGCCCGCGCGGAGCGCTTCCCGGACTTCAAGGGCATCCAGGCGAGCGCGGTGTTCGCCGAGGATGAGATCGTCGTGGACCAGGGCAAGGGCGAGGTGGTGCACCGCTTCAACCCGGCCAAGCGCAAGGGCGCCCTGGTGGGTGCCTGGTCGCGCGTGGTGCGCGAGGGGAAGCTGCCGGTCGTCGTGTGGCTGGACTTCTCCGGCTACGTCCAGCAGACGCCGCTGTGGGCCAAGATTCCCACGACGATGATCGAGAAGTGCGCCCGCGTGGCGGCGCTGCGCAAGGCGTACCCGGAGGCCTTCGGCGGACTGTACGTGCGCGAGGAGATGCCGGCGGAGGAGTACGACGCGCATGCCCCCCACGACGAGCCGGCCCCCGCGTCCGGTTCCTACGAGGTGCTGGGCTCGAAGCCCGGCCCGGTGAAGGCGTCCTTCCCCACCCTGGCCCCGGCCCCCGCCCCCGCGGAGGCCCCCAAGGCGCTGGAGACGGCCAGGACTCCGGAGAAGGAGGAGCCGAGGCTCGACGTGGACGTGCCGCTGGCGCCGGTCACGACGGTCGCGGCGGTGCCCGTGGCCCAGACGCCCGAGCGTCCCAAGGCGAGCGCGGTGGTGGTGGCGTTCGGTCCGTACAAGGGCAAGACGACGTCGGAGCTGTCCGACGACGAGCTGAGCGAGACCATCGACCTGGCGCACGAGAAGCTGATGGAGCAGCCGCGCGCCCGTTGGGCGAAGGCCATGCGCGAGAACCTCACCGCGCTGGAGGCGGAGACGGAGCTGCGCTGCCGCGTGCCGTCGTCCAAGGACGGCGCCGGGACGAACCCGGAGGCCTGA